The following coding sequences lie in one Alicyclobacillus curvatus genomic window:
- a CDS encoding UDP-N-acetylmuramoyl-L-alanyl-D-glutamate--2,6-diaminopimelate ligase, whose amino-acid sequence MSTNTQQTNPSTTRTRNERIQAQRDVPMNLEVLLSGLDDICLNKAHQVWNKVHQLDVQNISFDSRTVRRGDLFVCLTGHLEDGHRYANDAVSSGAAAILAERELPAINTVPVIVVQDTRSALAVVAARFYDHPSRKLKLIGITGTNGKTTSVHLLQHIFNRVGYVSGSIGTMGMQVVNHFERTKNTTPESLEIQRYLNTMVGHGAQYAVIEASSHALAMGRLRHAAFHAAVFTNLTHDHLDYHRTMTEYRNAKKLLFSGLQPAENGRAPFAVLNIDDGSWREFASVTQATVLRYGLSKSADVRASDIQITPSGTSFTITTKDTERAVHWKLPGHHNVYNALAAVCTGLAEDIPLDALISALEDFRGVEGRFDSFLSETGITVIVDYAHTPDALQQLLETARHIVSGQIYCVFGCEGDRDREKRPIMAQIALEHSFYPILTLDHTRNEDPERIFHDMVRVYHQNGVSPSRYAVIADRREAIWTALERARHGDAVVIAGKGHETVQILGNSQRPFNDKQVAMEFFDDRVSSEADAGKDKQQSKQRLLVR is encoded by the coding sequence ATGAGCACGAACACGCAACAAACGAATCCAAGCACAACACGAACGCGCAATGAACGAATCCAAGCCCAAAGGGATGTGCCCATGAACCTGGAAGTCTTATTGTCTGGATTGGACGATATCTGTTTGAACAAAGCGCATCAGGTTTGGAACAAAGTTCATCAGTTGGATGTCCAGAACATTTCGTTTGATTCAAGGACCGTGAGACGCGGTGACTTATTTGTCTGCCTGACCGGACACCTTGAGGACGGTCATCGCTATGCAAATGATGCGGTGTCCAGCGGTGCGGCCGCCATCCTTGCTGAACGTGAACTTCCAGCCATAAATACTGTCCCAGTGATTGTCGTGCAAGATACGAGGTCGGCGTTGGCCGTCGTCGCCGCACGGTTTTACGACCACCCGAGTCGCAAGCTAAAACTCATCGGGATCACCGGGACAAACGGTAAAACAACGTCGGTACATCTGCTGCAGCACATCTTCAATCGGGTGGGGTATGTCAGCGGATCGATTGGAACAATGGGTATGCAAGTCGTGAACCATTTCGAGCGGACAAAGAACACCACACCTGAGAGTCTGGAAATCCAACGTTATCTCAACACGATGGTTGGGCATGGCGCACAATACGCGGTTATCGAAGCCTCCTCGCATGCGCTTGCGATGGGACGCCTGAGACACGCTGCATTTCACGCGGCTGTCTTCACGAATTTGACGCACGATCACCTTGACTATCACCGCACCATGACTGAGTACCGCAATGCAAAAAAGTTGCTGTTCTCAGGGCTCCAACCTGCCGAAAACGGACGAGCACCTTTCGCCGTGTTAAACATTGACGATGGAAGTTGGCGCGAATTTGCCTCCGTGACGCAGGCAACAGTCCTTCGCTACGGTCTGTCCAAATCGGCAGATGTGCGAGCGAGTGATATTCAAATCACGCCGTCCGGCACTTCCTTCACAATCACAACTAAGGACACCGAGAGAGCCGTGCACTGGAAGCTCCCCGGCCATCATAACGTTTACAACGCGCTGGCAGCGGTCTGCACAGGACTTGCCGAAGACATACCGCTCGACGCGTTAATATCCGCCTTAGAGGATTTTCGTGGTGTGGAGGGTCGGTTTGATAGTTTTCTATCTGAGACAGGGATAACCGTCATCGTTGATTACGCACACACGCCTGACGCGCTGCAGCAGTTGCTCGAAACGGCGCGGCACATCGTGAGTGGACAAATCTACTGTGTGTTTGGCTGCGAGGGCGATAGGGACAGAGAAAAACGACCCATTATGGCCCAGATAGCCCTGGAGCACAGTTTCTATCCAATTTTGACTTTAGACCACACACGAAACGAAGACCCGGAGAGGATTTTCCACGACATGGTGCGCGTGTATCATCAGAATGGGGTTTCACCATCGAGGTACGCTGTAATTGCGGACAGGCGCGAGGCAATATGGACCGCCCTTGAACGGGCGAGGCATGGAGACGCCGTGGTTATTGCCGGAAAGGGACACGAGACGGTGCAAATCCTTGGGAACTCCCAACGGCCTTTCAATGACAAGCAAGTGGCGATGGAGTTTTTTGATGACAGAGTTAGTTCCGAAGCGGATGCCGGCAAGGACAAGCAACAATCCAAGCAACGCTTGTTGGTTCGGTAG
- a CDS encoding C40 family peptidase, with product MKTKLAALVTAMSALAGTAGLVPTAMAATSQNSDVVVHSVLLRATPSWGAAGLERLQPGAHLSEEGRSGLWIHVQAPNGMAGYVVNDPYYVQTATTATKSALASTATSYGTAATTTTATTTATTTTATTTTPGPHSTSGSGLMTSPTMNFQLPPGVSLDPAVTSLAGVNASQQAKANAVLQIAASKLGTPYIWGHNEDRGQYGFDCSNFTAYVYHHALGYKMSGASQVQYHSVGWTVPVSSMRPGDLVIFDNGGHVGIYAGNGVMIQEGGGLGKVGYLKLTPGSYWYNHISAVRRMF from the coding sequence ATGAAAACGAAACTTGCCGCACTTGTAACTGCCATGTCGGCTCTGGCGGGCACTGCAGGTTTGGTCCCCACAGCAATGGCCGCTACATCACAGAATTCAGATGTCGTTGTCCACAGCGTATTACTACGCGCTACCCCAAGTTGGGGAGCCGCTGGACTGGAACGCCTGCAACCAGGTGCTCACCTTAGTGAAGAGGGTCGCTCCGGGCTTTGGATCCATGTGCAGGCTCCGAACGGCATGGCCGGGTATGTAGTGAACGATCCGTATTATGTACAAACCGCGACAACAGCAACGAAGTCAGCTCTCGCATCAACAGCGACCAGTTACGGCACTGCTGCAACGACCACTACTGCAACCACTACTGCAACGACCACTACTGCAACCACTACTACACCAGGACCCCATTCAACATCTGGGTCAGGTTTAATGACATCTCCAACAATGAACTTCCAGTTGCCACCCGGCGTATCACTTGACCCAGCGGTTACTTCGTTAGCGGGCGTAAACGCGAGTCAACAAGCAAAAGCGAACGCAGTCCTACAGATTGCGGCGAGTAAGTTGGGTACGCCGTACATCTGGGGCCACAACGAGGATCGTGGTCAGTACGGTTTTGATTGCTCCAACTTCACGGCCTACGTCTACCACCACGCTCTCGGCTACAAAATGAGCGGGGCATCACAGGTCCAGTATCACAGTGTAGGATGGACCGTTCCTGTCAGCAGTATGCGTCCAGGAGACCTCGTGATCTTTGACAACGGTGGTCACGTCGGCATCTACGCTGGAAATGGAGTGATGATTCAGGAAGGCGGAGGATTAGGGAAGGTTGGTTATCTGAAATTGACACCCGGTTCCTACTGGTACAATCATATTTCCGCTGTAAGAAGGATGTTCTAA
- a CDS encoding EamA family transporter, with the protein MMNAALIALNILLLVAGQMLWKTGIAHHPIRGMSGAFMALFTPYIFAGIVLYGLATVVWIYLISRLPISMLYPMQSLAYVLTAVLAIAFFHEHISTIRWVGIGVIMVGVALVVR; encoded by the coding sequence ATGATGAATGCAGCACTTATCGCTCTAAATATTCTCCTCCTTGTAGCCGGACAGATGCTTTGGAAGACCGGCATTGCCCACCACCCCATCCGTGGCATGAGCGGTGCGTTCATGGCGCTTTTCACACCGTATATCTTTGCTGGCATCGTCCTCTACGGGCTTGCCACTGTGGTCTGGATATACCTCATCTCTCGCCTGCCCATCAGCATGCTCTACCCCATGCAAAGCCTCGCATATGTACTCACCGCAGTACTCGCCATCGCCTTTTTCCATGAACATATCTCGACCATCCGCTGGGTCGGCATCGGTGTCATCATGGTCGGTGTTGCTCTCGTTGTGCGCTGA
- a CDS encoding glycosyltransferase, translating into MKIAVLIPCYNEARTIGKVVRDFRRELPTADIYVYDNNSTDETKSVAVRAGAIVRSERKQGKGNVVRSMFRGIDADIYIMMDGDDTYPAEFVHQLMDPVLAGEADMAIGDRLSNGSYVSENKRPFHHFGNRIVRGLINWLFHTRLRDIMTGYRVFSRTFVKNIVVMSEGFEIETEMTLSALDKQFRIVEVPIDYRDRPEGSESKLNTFRDGARVIKTVFWIFKDYRPLMFFGSLAGIFFICGLAVGTPVILEYINAHYIWKVPSAILAVGFMVLATISLTSGLILDTIVRHHRELNHLLISQWMQKDEPNQGATGQGPAAVSSAASSSASVTSASPVITAAQSRRQRQEIHE; encoded by the coding sequence GTGAAGATTGCTGTCCTGATTCCGTGTTACAACGAGGCCCGCACGATTGGTAAGGTCGTCCGCGACTTTCGTCGAGAATTGCCGACGGCTGATATCTACGTGTACGACAACAACTCTACCGACGAGACCAAATCGGTCGCAGTACGTGCTGGGGCCATTGTTCGAAGTGAGCGAAAACAGGGCAAGGGCAATGTTGTCCGCTCCATGTTTCGGGGTATTGATGCGGACATCTACATCATGATGGACGGCGACGACACCTACCCAGCCGAATTTGTACATCAGTTGATGGATCCGGTTCTCGCTGGCGAAGCTGACATGGCCATTGGCGACAGGCTGTCTAACGGCAGCTATGTCAGCGAGAACAAACGTCCATTCCACCACTTTGGAAACCGGATCGTGCGCGGGCTCATTAACTGGTTATTCCATACCAGGCTCCGTGACATCATGACCGGATACCGCGTATTCAGTCGCACCTTTGTCAAAAACATCGTGGTTATGAGTGAAGGATTTGAAATCGAGACCGAAATGACCTTAAGTGCTTTGGACAAGCAATTTCGCATTGTCGAGGTGCCCATTGACTACCGCGACCGGCCGGAGGGCAGCGAATCCAAACTCAATACGTTTCGCGACGGCGCACGGGTCATCAAGACCGTGTTCTGGATCTTCAAAGATTACCGACCGCTCATGTTTTTCGGATCGCTCGCTGGAATTTTTTTCATCTGCGGCCTCGCCGTCGGCACGCCGGTGATTCTTGAGTACATTAACGCGCATTACATATGGAAGGTGCCATCGGCCATTCTCGCGGTCGGCTTCATGGTACTTGCCACCATCTCACTCACATCGGGACTCATTCTCGACACCATCGTTCGACATCACCGCGAGCTCAACCATCTACTGATTAGCCAGTGGATGCAGAAAGATGAACCGAACCAAGGAGCAACCGGACAAGGGCCAGCGGCCGTATCTTCTGCTGCTTCCTCATCTGCATCGGTCACATCTGCATCGCCCGTCATTACCGCGGCCCAATCCCGACGCCAACGACAGGAGATTCACGAATGA
- a CDS encoding polysaccharide deacetylase family protein, with protein sequence MAVINHWLKTILTTSVVLLLAGCNNPSRPASANLNSSVQSTQQANSVQPTNSAQAAGQTQTKSTGLSTGVTWISDPKTYEVRKTQTPNYSLSVPILEYHDADYVPGDIATLKPGQLDAEFAWLKQNQFHPVNLGQLYAAFYYGYQLPSRPVVITFDDGYESMDTKVLPLLKKYNFQATFFIVKAFTHTNPADNNKTFPTLTVSELKDMMKSNLVDIEDHTEHHLDLSKLSITAQQQEIDGDATFLQQFTGRPIKYFCYPDGGYTAATVQVVKQGGFLLATTQHQGYANLTQGPLTLHRLTVLDSTTLPEYAKLLEPSLSSQNTSGHLYQAGAKAFSSHNYQTAIADETTAIAQDPGNYAAYTIKGIALCFAGHYNQGMSAINTALQLQPNYGYGLFNKALGLELYGHYNEAIATYQTAIPLANDQWWKAWAYYGIASIYGRRGDVAHVVQYLKQAEAISQSTKIAARTEKDFDPVRSSPQFQTLLK encoded by the coding sequence ATGGCAGTCATAAACCATTGGTTGAAAACCATCCTTACAACCTCTGTCGTGTTGCTCCTTGCAGGTTGCAATAATCCATCAAGGCCTGCATCTGCAAACCTCAATTCTTCAGTGCAGTCAACTCAACAAGCGAACTCCGTTCAACCCACGAATTCCGCTCAAGCTGCAGGCCAAACGCAGACAAAATCCACAGGTCTTTCTACGGGTGTCACGTGGATCTCGGACCCAAAGACCTACGAAGTCAGGAAAACACAAACGCCCAATTACTCGTTGTCTGTTCCCATACTGGAGTATCACGACGCAGATTACGTACCAGGAGATATTGCTACTCTGAAACCCGGACAGCTCGACGCTGAGTTTGCGTGGCTCAAGCAAAATCAGTTCCATCCAGTAAACCTGGGTCAGCTTTACGCTGCCTTTTACTATGGCTATCAACTGCCTTCGCGCCCCGTTGTCATCACCTTTGATGATGGTTACGAAAGTATGGATACAAAGGTTTTGCCACTCCTCAAAAAATACAACTTCCAAGCAACATTCTTTATCGTCAAGGCCTTTACTCATACGAACCCAGCTGACAACAACAAGACGTTCCCCACCCTCACTGTGTCCGAACTGAAAGACATGATGAAGTCGAACCTGGTAGACATCGAAGACCACACCGAACACCATCTCGATCTCTCGAAACTCTCCATCACAGCACAGCAGCAAGAGATTGATGGCGACGCGACATTTCTACAGCAATTCACCGGTCGCCCGATAAAGTACTTTTGTTATCCAGATGGTGGATACACTGCTGCCACCGTACAAGTCGTTAAGCAAGGCGGATTTCTCCTTGCTACCACCCAGCATCAGGGCTACGCAAACCTTACCCAAGGCCCGCTCACCCTTCATAGACTTACCGTTCTGGACTCGACCACATTGCCCGAATACGCGAAATTACTCGAGCCATCCCTATCCAGTCAGAACACCTCAGGGCATCTCTATCAGGCCGGTGCGAAGGCCTTCAGCAGCCACAATTACCAGACTGCCATCGCAGACGAAACTACGGCCATCGCGCAGGACCCAGGCAATTACGCTGCGTACACCATCAAAGGCATCGCACTCTGTTTTGCAGGGCATTACAACCAAGGTATGAGCGCCATCAACACAGCGCTGCAGCTTCAACCGAACTATGGCTACGGTCTCTTTAACAAAGCCCTTGGACTAGAACTGTATGGGCACTATAATGAGGCGATTGCGACATATCAGACCGCTATCCCGCTCGCGAATGACCAGTGGTGGAAAGCCTGGGCCTACTATGGCATCGCAAGTATCTACGGACGTCGCGGAGATGTAGCGCATGTCGTTCAGTATCTGAAGCAAGCCGAAGCCATCAGTCAAAGCACCAAAATTGCCGCGCGCACAGAGAAGGATTTCGATCCGGTCCGCTCAAGCCCTCAATTTCAGACGCTGCTCAAATAG